One region of Bacteroidota bacterium genomic DNA includes:
- a CDS encoding RidA family protein encodes MKKIIRTDSAPAPIGPYNQAVENGNMLFVSGQIAIDPATGQLVTINIIREANQVMLNIGEILKAAGMDFSNVVKTTIFLTDMGNFSHVNEVYGQFFKSDFPARETVQVSRLPKDVNVEISVIAMR; translated from the coding sequence ATGAAAAAAATCATTCGCACCGATTCTGCTCCGGCTCCAATCGGACCTTATAATCAGGCTGTAGAAAACGGCAATATGTTGTTTGTATCCGGACAAATCGCCATCGATCCAGCAACCGGACAACTGGTCACCATCAACATTATTCGTGAGGCTAACCAGGTGATGCTCAACATCGGGGAAATCCTGAAAGCTGCGGGAATGGATTTTTCAAATGTGGTGAAAACAACCATTTTCCTAACTGACATGGGAAATTTTTCTCATGTCAATGAAGTCTATGGGCAGTTTTTCAAAAGCGATTTTCCTGCACGGGAAACGGTTCAGGTATCTCGTCTGCCAAAGGATGTAAATGTTGAAATTTCTGTAATCGCGATGCGT
- a CDS encoding aminodeoxychorismate/anthranilate synthase component II, with translation MRILLLDNYDSFTYNLLHLLEQVDGVEVDVIRNDELIPEEAAKYEAIILSPGPGLPSEAGRMPELIRKFAPQKKILGVCLGHQAIAEYCQATLENLEQVLHGVSTITTVQVPDDPLFRNIPGTFRTGHYHSWVVSSKNLPQNIVPLAFDEKGNIMAIRLLNLPVWGIQFHPESILTDYGKQLIVNWLEA, from the coding sequence ATGCGCATTCTTCTTCTGGATAATTATGATTCTTTCACCTATAACCTCCTGCATTTGCTTGAGCAGGTGGATGGTGTGGAAGTGGATGTGATTCGAAATGATGAACTGATTCCGGAAGAAGCCGCTAAATACGAAGCAATTATTTTATCACCCGGACCAGGACTGCCATCAGAAGCAGGCAGAATGCCTGAACTGATCCGGAAATTTGCCCCACAAAAAAAGATTCTGGGTGTATGTCTTGGCCACCAGGCAATTGCTGAATATTGCCAGGCGACACTGGAAAATCTGGAGCAGGTTCTGCACGGAGTTAGTACGATTACTACTGTACAAGTTCCGGATGATCCGCTCTTTCGTAACATACCTGGGACTTTTCGGACCGGACATTATCACAGCTGGGTAGTATCATCGAAAAACTTACCTCAAAACATAGTCCCACTTGCTTTTGATGAGAAGGGTAACATTATGGCTATCAGGCTGCTGAATCTGCCGGTTTGGGGTATTCAATTCCATCCCGAGTCAATTCTTACAGATTATGGAAAGCAGTTGATTGTCAACTGGCTGGAAGCCTGA